A single region of the Lysinibacillus sp. B2A1 genome encodes:
- the fabZ gene encoding 3-hydroxyacyl-[acyl-carrier-protein] dehydratase FabZ: MLSAEQIQAILPHRYPFLFVDRIVELDEGKRAVGLKNVSINEDFFNGHFPGYPVMPGVLIVEALAQVGGVALLNADEFKGRLAFLTGVDNCRFKRQVVPGDQLRLEVEFVKLRGAMGKGHGVATVDGELVCEADILFAIGPEQPKQA, translated from the coding sequence ATGTTATCAGCAGAGCAAATTCAAGCAATTTTACCACATCGTTATCCTTTCTTATTCGTTGATCGTATCGTTGAATTAGATGAGGGAAAACGTGCTGTAGGTTTAAAAAATGTATCCATCAATGAGGATTTTTTCAATGGACACTTCCCAGGCTATCCTGTAATGCCTGGTGTTTTAATTGTTGAGGCGCTAGCACAGGTTGGTGGTGTCGCGTTATTAAATGCGGATGAATTCAAAGGTCGTTTAGCCTTCTTAACAGGTGTTGATAATTGCCGTTTCAAACGTCAGGTTGTACCAGGGGATCAGCTCAGACTGGAAGTAGAGTTTGTTAAACTAAGAGGTGCAATGGGCAAAGGTCACGGTGTAGCAACAGTTGATGGAGAACTGGTTTGTGAAGCAGATATTCTATTTGCTATCGGGCCTGAGCAGCCAAAACAGGCTTAA